In Flavobacterium luteolum, the DNA window GGGAAATGCGGCAGATTTTCCGATGAATGACACTTTTGATACTTTTTCAGAGCAGGCAGTTTGTTTTCTAAATATGGAAACTGGCTATAGATCGTCTTTGAGTCCAACGGGAATTAGACTTGGAGATCGTTTGACAGGAAAACCTGTTCATGTGGATATCAGCGATGAACCTATTAAAAGGGGAATATGCACTAACAGAAACAAATTTATACTCGGGCCTTCGGGAAGCGGTAAGTCTTTTTTTACCAATCACATGGTTAGAAGCTACTATGAACAGGGAACACACATTGTTTTAGTAGATGTTGGTCATAGCTACAAAGGATTGTGCGATATGGTTGACGGCTATTATTTCACTTATGATGAAAAGAACCCGATTCGATTTAATCCGTTTTATATCGGTGAAGGAGATAATCTGGATACGGAGAAAAAAGAAAGCATTAAAACGCTGCTGCTTGCACTCTGGAAAAAAGATGATGAGACTTTTAATAGAAGTGAATATGTAGCACTGTCTAATGCGCTGCAGCTTTATTACGAAAAGTTAGAGACAGATCAAAAACTCTTCCCGTGCTTCAATAGCTTTTATGATTTCCTGAAAGACGATTTCGTGACTATTCTCCAGGGAGACAAAGTAAAGGAGAAAGACTTTGATGTAAATAATTTTCTCTATGTGCTTAGGCCTTATTATAAAGGCGGAGAATTTGATTACCTGCTCAATGCTACAGAGAATCTAAATCTTTTAAAAGAGCGGTTTATTGTATTTGAACTCGATAACATCAAAGATCATCCTATACTATTTCCAGTCGTGACTATTATCATAATGGAAGTTTTTATAAGCAAGATGCGAAAGCTGAAAGGAATCCGCAAAATGATTCTGATCGAGGAAGCCTGGAAGGCCATTGCACGCGAGGGAATGGCAGAATATATAAAGTATTTGTTTAAGACTGTGAGGAAGTTCTATGGTGAGGCAATTGTAGTTACCCAGGAAGTGGAAGATATTATTTCTTCACCAGTGGTCAAGCAGGCGATTATCAATAACAGCGATTGTAAAATTCTTCTGGACCAGAGCAAGTATCAAAACAAATTTGACTTGATACAGGAACTGCTGGGACTTACTGAAAAAGAGAAGGCTCTTGTACTTTCTGTAAATAAAGCCAATGATCCAAACAAGAAGTACAAAGAAGTTTTTATTTCACTTGGCGGTATGCTTTCCAAAGTTTACCGTACAGAAGTTTCTTTGGAGGAATATTTAACTTATACCACCGAAGAAAGCGAGAAGGTAAAAGTGAACGCTTACGCCGCAAAGTTTGGCGGTGACATCAAAAAAGGAATTGCTGCATTGGCTCAGGATATGAGAAACGGAAATTAAATGAAAAGGAAAAATGAAAAGAAAATTAATTGCCAGCCTAATTTGTCTGCTGCTTATTAGTACCCCTGCAAGACCAGCTGATAAAGTAGCCATACTTCCAATACTGGAAATTGTAAAGGCTGTAACCAAGAAAGTGATCAAAGCTATTGATCTTCGAATCCAAAGACTTCAAAACAAAACGATTTGGCTTCAGAATGCACAGAAACAGGTTGAGAATATTCTTTCTAAATTAAAACTGGATGAAATCTCAGACTGGACCAAAAAGCAGAAAGATCTTTATAAAGGCTACTATGAAGAGCTGGCTAAAGTAAAGTCAATCATTACTTACTACCAGCGTATCAAAGAGATTGCCCAGAAGCAGACCAAACTTGTTCAGGAATATGAGAGAGCATGGAATCTGTTTAAACAGGACAGCCATTTCAAAGTCAGCGAGATTGATTATATGGAGAAAGTCTATACGGGAATACTAGAAGAAAGCGTAAAGAATATTGATCAGATTTTTTTTATACTGGATTCTTTTACCACGCAGATGAGCGATCTGAAAAGACTAGAGATTATTAATAAGGCGGCGGAACAGATTGATTCCAATTATGATGACCTTTTAATGTTTAATCAGCAGAATGTATTATTAAGTCTGCAGAGAGCAAAAACTGAAGCTGATGTAAATCAAGTAAAACAATTTTACGGAATTCCGTAAGACAAATAAAAAACTATGAAAAAATTAATCTTACTACTCTTTATATTGATGGTTTTTCAGTCAGTAGTGCATGCGCAGGCAAAACAGAGAAAAGAATTGCTGCTTCAGATAGCTGCACTTCAGGTTTATATGGATTATGCCAAGAAAGGATATTCCTTAGTGTCAAAGGGATTAAATTTTATAGGCGATGCTAAAAAAGGAGAAGTGAATCTTCATAAAGATTACTTTGCCTCCTTATTGAAAATCAATCCCAAAGTCAAAAATTATTACAAGACAGCCGAAATCATCGCG includes these proteins:
- a CDS encoding conjugal transfer protein TraI is translated as MKRKLIASLICLLLISTPARPADKVAILPILEIVKAVTKKVIKAIDLRIQRLQNKTIWLQNAQKQVENILSKLKLDEISDWTKKQKDLYKGYYEELAKVKSIITYYQRIKEIAQKQTKLVQEYERAWNLFKQDSHFKVSEIDYMEKVYTGILEESVKNIDQIFFILDSFTTQMSDLKRLEIINKAAEQIDSNYDDLLMFNQQNVLLSLQRAKTEADVNQVKQFYGIP
- a CDS encoding TraG family conjugative transposon ATPase, yielding MERELNNVLPIMDVEHDCIISKQGDITIVFKAVLPEIFTLSDQEYEAFHQSWIKAIKMLPKFCVFHKQDWFLQSTYKADFSNDDNSFLSRSSERFFNERPFLDHSCYIILTKKPVGRKNSSSLFSTLIRRSIAPEETLITQILQDFLDSVGQFKRIMEDSGFIKLDRLSDDELRSQSRKIGFIEKYCFLSEKEESFIFKDIKFNDGLQVGDRHCQLFTLGDAADLPGLCGSRINFDRYSTDKTKFSIGFASTLGQLLSCNHIYNQYLFIEDAQKTIQKLESKRLRLQSLSAYSRENMIARDAVNDFLNEAITQQRLPVKAHFNVLAWTDDKEELKEIKNKVSSALAQMDAAAKQETVGAPQIYWAGIPGNAADFPMNDTFDTFSEQAVCFLNMETGYRSSLSPTGIRLGDRLTGKPVHVDISDEPIKRGICTNRNKFILGPSGSGKSFFTNHMVRSYYEQGTHIVLVDVGHSYKGLCDMVDGYYFTYDEKNPIRFNPFYIGEGDNLDTEKKESIKTLLLALWKKDDETFNRSEYVALSNALQLYYEKLETDQKLFPCFNSFYDFLKDDFVTILQGDKVKEKDFDVNNFLYVLRPYYKGGEFDYLLNATENLNLLKERFIVFELDNIKDHPILFPVVTIIIMEVFISKMRKLKGIRKMILIEEAWKAIAREGMAEYIKYLFKTVRKFYGEAIVVTQEVEDIISSPVVKQAIINNSDCKILLDQSKYQNKFDLIQELLGLTEKEKALVLSVNKANDPNKKYKEVFISLGGMLSKVYRTEVSLEEYLTYTTEESEKVKVNAYAAKFGGDIKKGIAALAQDMRNGN